In candidate division WOR-3 bacterium, one genomic interval encodes:
- a CDS encoding TIGR03960 family B12-binding radical SAM protein codes for MDKRLEKILPLVRKPIRYTGGETNICIKRPDRNKVSVCLIMPEVYEIGMSNYGLKILYTILNREDNIICERAYAPWVDFGFYLKLNKIPLYSLESKRPLREFDILGFSLQSELSYTNVLYVLDLSGIPLLAQNRTETDPLIIAGGPCATNPLPMKDFFDAFVIGDGEEVILEIVDIFKEWNRKSRAELLSNLAQISGVYVPLIHNEHRDLITKRTVKILKEEYFPYPPIVPIGEIVHDRLTVEISRGCIQGCRFCQAGIINRPYRFRPIGEILRLSSKGFSVTGWEEISLLALSASDYPDLNELVKRLVTYFSKKRIAISLPSMRGEDFSQELAEYLQTIKKTGLTFAPETPSIRLKSVVNKYISEDKIVKSIENALQAGWRHIKLYFMIGLPMEAEKDLEELIYFVRYLAKISPKLNIKVSLSSFIPKPHTPLQWSEFNVREILTEKINFVLTRLKHRNVTIKWDNPEVSLIQAIFARGDTKLGPILQSVYEKGAIFQEWTEEFKYACWQESFEHCGIDVNQYTAAKSLNEKLPWDFIELGVSKEFLKREYTKALNNEATDNCRNFCSNCGIGDCKPVKIAQQGFQHNNIEIVHPFRLSNEDLTIRRDGALVNFKIRVKYQVAENFRYAGHLDRVRAIYRALQRSNLPIVYSQGFSPHPVVAFGPPLPVGLVSSGEYMDIKLLRVANSNVLKELKNAMPEGLGIIDGRVITPKTPSLSKICNLALYQITEIPWISELTQSYLEYRQHNIPGIYRLQLQDHDLFLYLTIAAGVRLFDVLSTLFDKDESEVKILNIRRNDFFYLNNQGELVEIFNVL; via the coding sequence ATGGATAAAAGATTAGAGAAAATTTTGCCATTAGTTAGAAAGCCGATTCGTTATACCGGGGGCGAAACTAACATTTGCATTAAACGACCCGATCGGAATAAGGTTTCGGTGTGTCTAATTATGCCCGAGGTCTACGAAATCGGCATGTCGAATTACGGATTAAAGATTTTGTACACCATTCTTAACCGTGAGGATAATATTATCTGTGAACGAGCTTATGCCCCATGGGTTGATTTTGGATTTTATTTAAAGCTTAATAAAATTCCTTTGTATTCTTTAGAATCAAAACGTCCGTTGCGGGAATTTGATATCCTGGGTTTTTCATTGCAATCTGAGCTTTCATATACTAATGTGCTTTATGTATTAGACTTAAGCGGCATACCGCTATTAGCTCAAAATCGAACTGAAACCGATCCTTTAATTATTGCCGGGGGGCCATGTGCTACTAACCCATTGCCCATGAAAGACTTCTTTGATGCATTTGTAATTGGTGATGGCGAAGAAGTAATTTTAGAAATTGTTGATATATTTAAAGAGTGGAACCGAAAATCACGAGCCGAACTTCTATCTAATTTAGCTCAAATTTCTGGTGTGTATGTGCCGTTGATTCACAATGAACACCGGGACTTGATAACCAAACGAACAGTAAAAATCCTTAAAGAAGAATATTTCCCTTATCCCCCAATTGTTCCGATTGGGGAGATTGTCCATGACCGTCTTACTGTAGAAATAAGTCGTGGCTGTATTCAGGGATGTCGATTTTGCCAAGCCGGGATTATCAATCGGCCATATCGATTTCGTCCGATTGGAGAAATTTTAAGATTGAGCAGTAAGGGATTTAGTGTTACAGGTTGGGAAGAAATCTCCCTATTGGCGCTTTCAGCTTCTGACTACCCAGATCTTAATGAGTTAGTTAAGCGGCTTGTTACGTATTTTTCTAAAAAAAGAATTGCTATTTCCTTACCTTCGATGCGTGGTGAAGATTTTTCTCAGGAATTAGCCGAATACTTACAGACCATTAAAAAAACCGGCTTAACTTTTGCCCCGGAAACACCGTCGATACGTCTGAAATCCGTGGTTAATAAGTACATTAGCGAGGATAAAATAGTCAAATCAATTGAAAATGCCTTACAAGCCGGGTGGCGGCATATTAAACTATACTTTATGATCGGTTTACCAATGGAAGCAGAGAAAGATTTAGAAGAACTTATCTACTTTGTTCGGTATTTAGCTAAAATTTCCCCCAAGTTAAACATCAAGGTTAGTCTTAGCTCGTTTATTCCTAAACCACATACACCACTGCAATGGTCAGAATTTAATGTTCGAGAAATATTAACCGAGAAAATTAATTTTGTGCTAACCCGTCTAAAACATAGAAATGTGACTATTAAGTGGGATAATCCAGAGGTTTCTTTAATACAAGCAATTTTTGCCCGCGGTGATACAAAATTGGGACCTATTTTGCAGAGTGTTTATGAAAAGGGAGCAATTTTTCAGGAATGGACCGAGGAGTTTAAGTATGCCTGTTGGCAAGAATCGTTTGAACACTGTGGAATAGATGTCAACCAATATACAGCTGCTAAGTCCTTAAACGAAAAATTACCCTGGGATTTTATCGAACTTGGAGTTAGTAAAGAGTTTTTAAAGCGTGAATATACAAAGGCTTTAAACAACGAGGCTACTGATAATTGCCGAAACTTTTGCAGTAACTGTGGCATAGGCGACTGCAAACCAGTAAAAATCGCTCAACAAGGTTTTCAACATAATAACATTGAAATTGTTCATCCCTTTCGGCTAAGCAATGAGGATTTAACAATTAGACGCGATGGTGCTTTAGTTAATTTTAAAATTAGGGTGAAATATCAGGTAGCCGAGAATTTTCGCTATGCCGGCCACCTTGATCGGGTACGCGCCATTTATCGTGCGCTACAAAGATCAAATTTGCCGATTGTATATTCTCAGGGATTTTCGCCACACCCTGTAGTAGCTTTTGGTCCACCACTTCCTGTGGGATTAGTTTCTTCTGGTGAGTACATGGATATTAAACTTTTGCGTGTTGCTAATAGCAATGTGTTAAAGGAGTTAAAAAACGCTATGCCGGAAGGACTTGGGATTATTGATGGTCGAGTAATAACGCCGAAAACGCCGTCTTTAAGCAAAATTTGTAATTTGGCCTTATACCAAATTACCGAGATACCTTGGATATCAGAACTTACCCAAAGTTATCTTGAGTACCGCCAGCACAATATTCCCGGTATTTATCGATTGCAATTACAAGACCACGACCTCTTTTTGTATTTAACAATCGCTGCCGGGGTTCGCTTGTTTGATGTATTAAGCACCTTATTTGACAAAGACGAGTCTGAAGTAAAGATACTAAATATTAGGCGAAATGATTTTTTTTATCTTAATAATCAAGGAGAACTTGTGGAAATTTTTAATGTTTTATAA
- a CDS encoding Rne/Rng family ribonuclease, which yields MQVNKEIIITTRQFEGEIRIAIFENNQLVEFYLEHEIKRSLVGRIYKGIVENVIPGLRGAFVNLGLKKNGFLPLSDVPEIEIFDESRLELEPEARKREIKPIVLDKGQEIICQVTKEQIGEKGPRITSYISLAGRYLVYFPNASRIGISRRIQDRKVRTRLREFIKQIKKPDVGLIIRTSAELANEEILNFEYQELENKWREIEAKAKAVKAPALLYEEEDILLKVIRDHFTPDVNSLVIDDENRYEQIIQYLQKFAPQLCNRVKLYEGNIPIFEHYKITQELYKVLDRKIWLKSGGFITIDQTEALVAIDVNSGRYSSEEDPETLIFQTNLSAAAEIARQIRLRDLSGLIIIDFIDMQDPKKMDIVVRELKMCLENDRAKADFAKVSRFGILEMTRERIRPGLLFSITDECPVCRGLGRLLIRKDVALKIEKAICEKITNLIGEKIKILVSPLIYDYWVNNRYDRLIEIAQKYQVLLELRSDPELNYEEYKILQVI from the coding sequence ATGCAGGTTAATAAAGAAATTATCATAACCACCCGACAATTTGAAGGTGAAATTAGAATTGCAATTTTCGAAAATAATCAGCTCGTGGAATTTTATTTAGAACACGAAATCAAGCGATCACTAGTTGGACGAATTTACAAAGGCATTGTAGAAAATGTAATACCTGGCTTACGAGGTGCATTTGTTAACTTAGGGCTCAAGAAGAACGGTTTTTTGCCACTGTCGGACGTTCCCGAAATAGAAATTTTTGATGAATCACGGCTAGAACTTGAACCAGAAGCTAGAAAACGGGAAATAAAACCAATTGTTCTTGACAAAGGCCAAGAAATTATTTGCCAGGTGACCAAAGAACAAATTGGGGAAAAAGGACCCAGAATTACTTCATATATTTCGCTTGCTGGACGGTATCTGGTTTACTTTCCTAATGCCTCTCGAATTGGCATTTCTCGACGAATTCAGGATCGAAAAGTCCGAACTCGACTTAGAGAATTTATTAAGCAAATTAAAAAACCGGATGTTGGGCTAATTATTCGAACTTCTGCGGAACTAGCCAATGAAGAGATTCTTAACTTTGAATACCAGGAATTAGAAAACAAATGGCGAGAAATAGAAGCTAAGGCTAAAGCCGTTAAAGCTCCTGCATTATTATATGAAGAGGAAGATATATTATTAAAGGTAATTCGAGACCATTTTACACCCGATGTTAACTCCCTAGTAATCGATGACGAGAATCGCTATGAACAAATTATCCAATATTTACAAAAATTTGCTCCGCAGCTTTGTAACCGTGTAAAACTGTACGAAGGCAATATTCCAATTTTTGAGCATTACAAAATTACCCAGGAACTTTATAAAGTATTAGACCGAAAAATTTGGTTAAAAAGCGGCGGATTCATTACAATAGATCAAACTGAGGCTTTGGTCGCAATAGATGTAAATTCTGGCCGATATTCCAGCGAAGAAGATCCAGAAACACTAATTTTTCAAACTAATCTTTCCGCTGCGGCTGAAATTGCTCGGCAAATACGACTACGCGATTTATCTGGACTTATTATTATTGATTTTATTGATATGCAAGACCCCAAGAAAATGGATATCGTGGTTCGAGAACTTAAGATGTGTTTAGAAAATGACCGGGCCAAAGCAGATTTTGCTAAAGTTAGTCGGTTTGGAATCTTAGAAATGACCAGGGAACGGATCCGGCCAGGGTTATTATTTTCAATTACTGATGAATGCCCAGTTTGCCGAGGGCTTGGGCGGCTTCTTATTCGTAAAGATGTAGCACTTAAAATTGAAAAGGCAATTTGTGAAAAAATAACAAATCTTATAGGCGAAAAAATTAAAATTCTTGTGTCTCCTTTAATTTATGACTACTGGGTTAATAATCGCTATGATCGATTAATCGAGATAGCTCAAAAATACCAGGTATTATTAGAGTTAAGGTCAGATCCAGAGTTAAATTATGAAGAATACAAAATTCTTCAGGTAATTTAG
- a CDS encoding glycosyltransferase family 4 protein, which produces MRVLYIATAFPRHEGDIITPWLLEAVRRIKHRGIDVEVFTSSYKGLGEQTLYGIKIYRFRYFFKKFETLTHEETAVDRVKKGFLNKLLVIFYLIFGTRAIIHLTKRKKYDVIHTHWPLPHAIFGYFASKYSHARHVLYFHGVELMWVKKELKILKPFLRWAIRKADAVICNSSHTQARIKEIYDRDVLIIPSGQAAMYDLQAHIVPEHHKPKPEYILFVGRLVERKGVKYLIEAFVRIVDKYPVRLKIIGEGPELPNLIKLAKEKRVSDKVDFLGKVSTQELDSYYRNATLFVLPAIVDTKGDTEGLGVVLIEALTYKLPVVASSVGGIVDIIKDRETGLLVPEKNSAALAEAISVLLEHPDYAMALAEKGYKYVSEKYNWDKIIDQILKVFYGQ; this is translated from the coding sequence ATGAGAGTTTTATATATCGCGACAGCATTTCCAAGACATGAAGGCGACATTATTACACCGTGGCTTCTTGAAGCAGTTAGACGAATCAAACACCGTGGTATTGATGTTGAAGTTTTTACTTCATCCTATAAAGGTTTAGGAGAACAGACATTATACGGAATAAAAATTTATCGGTTTCGGTATTTCTTTAAAAAATTTGAAACTCTTACCCATGAAGAAACCGCGGTTGATCGTGTCAAGAAGGGTTTTTTAAATAAATTACTTGTAATATTTTACCTGATTTTCGGAACTCGGGCGATTATTCACTTGACCAAAAGAAAAAAATATGATGTTATTCATACACATTGGCCACTGCCTCATGCAATCTTTGGTTACTTTGCATCTAAGTATTCTCATGCTCGTCATGTTTTATATTTTCATGGCGTAGAGTTAATGTGGGTAAAAAAAGAATTAAAAATTTTAAAGCCTTTTCTACGTTGGGCGATAAGAAAGGCAGATGCTGTGATATGTAATTCAAGTCATACTCAGGCCCGAATAAAAGAAATTTACGATCGAGATGTACTTATTATTCCTTCCGGACAAGCTGCGATGTATGACTTACAAGCCCATATAGTGCCTGAGCACCACAAACCTAAGCCGGAATACATTTTATTTGTGGGGCGTTTAGTTGAACGGAAAGGGGTTAAATATTTAATAGAAGCATTCGTCCGAATTGTCGATAAATATCCGGTGCGGTTAAAAATTATTGGTGAAGGACCAGAATTACCAAATTTAATAAAGTTAGCTAAAGAAAAAAGAGTAAGTGACAAAGTAGATTTTTTAGGTAAAGTTAGCACCCAAGAGTTAGATAGTTATTATCGCAACGCAACACTTTTTGTCCTACCGGCAATTGTTGATACTAAAGGCGATACCGAGGGATTAGGTGTTGTGCTAATTGAGGCTTTAACTTACAAATTACCCGTGGTAGCTAGTAGCGTGGGGGGGATCGTGGATATAATAAAAGACCGAGAAACCGGTCTTTTAGTCCCCGAAAAAAATAGTGCCGCTTTGGCAGAAGCAATTTCTGTACTACTTGAACATCCTGATTACGCTATGGCATTAGCCGAAAAAGGTTATAAATATGTAAGTGAAAAATACAATTGGGATAAAATTATAGATCAAATTTTAAAAGTATTTTATGGGCAGTAA
- a CDS encoding RnfABCDGE type electron transport complex subunit B gives MSVLLKALITLGGLGFILGLVLSYFSRKFQVIGEEVLEKIKSALPGSNCGACGYPGCEVYAENILYKNAPLNKCRPGGKNVIEKLANILGRAAEAEEPKIAVLTCRGGKNECREIFIYDGGNDCRQAYILHSGNKSCIFGCVGLGHCASVCPFGAIRMGENRLPIIDEKKCTGCGVCVKECPKNVLILIPRTKLVYLACVSTDKGKAVKDVCSVGCFACNICIKACPYGALTMTNNLPVMDFSKCIDCGICVHRCPTSSYVDRAKARPYALITPTCNGCGECIKVCQFKAIEGIIGERHKVIASKCIGCGECYKVCPVRAITMVGALGFQVKVS, from the coding sequence ATGAGTGTCTTACTGAAAGCGCTAATAACATTAGGAGGATTGGGGTTCATCTTGGGTTTAGTTTTAAGCTATTTTTCGCGGAAGTTTCAAGTAATTGGTGAAGAAGTCTTAGAAAAAATAAAATCAGCGTTACCAGGTTCTAACTGTGGCGCTTGTGGCTATCCAGGCTGTGAGGTTTATGCGGAAAATATTTTGTACAAAAATGCTCCCCTAAACAAATGCCGGCCGGGCGGTAAAAATGTAATTGAGAAACTTGCTAATATTTTAGGCAGAGCCGCTGAAGCCGAAGAACCCAAAATTGCCGTGTTAACCTGTCGGGGTGGTAAGAACGAATGCCGCGAAATATTTATCTATGACGGCGGAAATGATTGTCGCCAAGCATATATTCTGCATAGTGGCAATAAAAGCTGTATCTTTGGTTGTGTTGGTTTAGGACATTGCGCATCAGTTTGTCCATTTGGTGCAATCCGAATGGGCGAGAACCGACTACCAATTATTGATGAAAAGAAATGTACCGGCTGCGGTGTTTGTGTCAAGGAATGTCCCAAAAATGTATTAATCCTTATCCCGCGCACCAAATTAGTCTATTTAGCCTGTGTCTCAACGGATAAAGGTAAAGCTGTTAAAGATGTCTGTAGTGTTGGATGCTTTGCCTGTAATATCTGTATTAAAGCCTGCCCTTATGGCGCTTTAACTATGACAAATAATTTACCGGTCATGGATTTTTCAAAATGTATTGACTGTGGTATCTGTGTCCATCGCTGCCCAACCAGCTCCTATGTTGATCGGGCCAAAGCCCGACCGTATGCATTAATTACACCAACCTGTAATGGATGCGGTGAATGTATTAAAGTATGCCAGTTTAAAGCCATCGAAGGAATCATTGGTGAACGACATAAAGTAATTGCTTCTAAATGTATCGGCTGCGGTGAATGTTACAAAGTATGTCCAGTAAGGGCAATTACAATGGTCGGCGCACTAGGGTTTCAAGTTAAAGTCTCATAA
- a CDS encoding RnfABCDGE type electron transport complex subunit A: MNITNPGLIFLAAFIVNNILLMRYIGLCPFLGVSTSLATAFGMSAAVLFVMLLATWVTWIIYRFILFPLDIVFLRTATFILVIAALVQFVEMFLRKNFKTLYTAMGIYLPLITTNCAILGVTLLVINYNYDLLRATVFAVGSALGFGLVIILFSAIRERIEFAPISRSLRGYPIAFISASLVALAFLGFIGLLGLTL; the protein is encoded by the coding sequence ATGAATATCACGAATCCGGGACTAATTTTTCTGGCTGCATTTATTGTAAATAATATATTACTAATGCGTTATATCGGCTTATGTCCATTTTTGGGTGTCTCGACTTCACTTGCCACCGCATTTGGCATGAGTGCTGCAGTATTATTTGTAATGCTTTTAGCTACCTGGGTAACCTGGATCATTTACCGTTTTATTTTATTCCCGCTAGACATTGTATTTCTACGAACGGCAACCTTTATCTTAGTTATTGCTGCATTAGTGCAGTTTGTGGAGATGTTTCTTAGAAAAAATTTTAAAACCTTATATACAGCGATGGGTATTTATTTGCCCCTTATTACCACTAACTGCGCAATTCTGGGGGTAACGCTGCTGGTCATTAATTATAATTATGACTTATTGCGAGCTACCGTATTTGCAGTCGGAAGCGCATTAGGATTTGGCTTAGTGATAATCCTTTTTTCGGCAATACGAGAAAGAATCGAATTCGCACCAATTTCGCGTTCGTTGCGGGGATATCCGATTGCTTTTATATCGGCATCCCTGGTTGCATTAGCGTTTTTAGGTTTCATTGGACTATTAGGGCTTACGCTATGA
- a CDS encoding electron transport complex subunit E gives MKNRFNRLKYFTDGIIKENPILIIMIGLCPTLATSTTAKDALGMGIAASFVLIASNIVISLIRKLVPNSVRIPIFIIVISTFVTIVDYVMQAYTPALYRVLGVFVPLIVVNCIILGRAEAFAYHHGVFDSFLDGAGKAVGFTLVIVLMGIIREYLSTARIFGLNIGPRFLSSNPILFMLFPPGGFLLIGILKALVNKIISKKLE, from the coding sequence ATGAAAAACCGATTTAATCGTTTAAAATATTTTACTGACGGTATCATCAAAGAAAATCCAATTCTAATTATTATGATTGGATTATGTCCGACTTTAGCGACTTCAACTACGGCGAAAGATGCTTTAGGAATGGGTATTGCGGCATCTTTTGTGCTTATTGCCTCTAATATTGTAATCTCGTTGATTCGAAAACTTGTACCGAATTCCGTACGTATCCCGATATTTATAATCGTAATTTCAACTTTTGTAACAATTGTTGATTATGTTATGCAAGCATATACCCCGGCATTATACCGGGTATTAGGGGTATTTGTCCCCCTGATTGTAGTCAACTGTATAATTTTGGGTCGAGCCGAAGCCTTTGCCTATCATCACGGCGTTTTCGACTCATTCCTGGACGGCGCAGGAAAGGCGGTAGGATTTACCTTGGTCATCGTGTTAATGGGCATAATCCGTGAGTACTTGAGCACGGCAAGAATTTTTGGCCTCAACATTGGACCACGATTTCTTAGTAGCAATCCGATTCTCTTTATGCTATTTCCTCCCGGTGGTTTTTTATTAATTGGAATCTTAAAAGCTCTGGTAAATAAAATTATTAGTAAAAAACTCGAATAG
- a CDS encoding FMN-binding protein: MKSSTWMVLSLTIVCLISGGLLSRVYISTKPRIEAQKQLELTQRLNELLPEAKEFNEIIKDTLWTGLDENKQVIGIIFRVAPFGYGGPIPILVALNCDSTIKKIYIGSASEGLKETPGLGYKVREEEFLNQFINKNYHALSLVKDGGEIHAITGATISSRAVVKGIQSGISRFAQYLPAKDTSASTDTIEQSNIEILGN; the protein is encoded by the coding sequence ATGAAATCAAGTACTTGGATGGTACTTTCCTTAACGATTGTGTGTCTAATCTCGGGTGGGCTTTTGTCTCGTGTTTACATAAGCACAAAACCGCGCATCGAAGCTCAAAAACAACTGGAATTAACTCAACGCTTAAATGAACTATTACCGGAGGCTAAAGAGTTTAACGAAATTATTAAAGACACCTTATGGACCGGGCTCGATGAAAATAAGCAAGTTATCGGTATAATTTTTCGGGTGGCGCCTTTTGGGTATGGCGGACCAATCCCGATTCTTGTCGCCTTAAACTGCGATAGCACTATTAAAAAAATCTATATCGGTTCAGCATCAGAGGGACTTAAAGAAACGCCGGGTTTAGGATATAAAGTGCGCGAGGAAGAATTTCTCAATCAATTTATTAATAAAAATTATCATGCCCTATCATTGGTCAAGGATGGCGGGGAAATTCACGCAATAACCGGTGCCACGATATCGTCTCGAGCCGTGGTTAAAGGAATCCAATCAGGCATCAGCCGTTTTGCTCAATATCTACCAGCAAAAGATACAAGTGCATCAACAGATACCATAGAGCAATCTAATATAGAAATATTAGGTAATTAA
- a CDS encoding RnfABCDGE type electron transport complex subunit D: MNEEIKEKFSIKALYVSNAPHLHAPISISKIMWNVVIALLPALFGAIYYFGIRALLLTVIAVLSAVGFEALIQKLFNRKITILDGSAVITGILIAYNLPPGVPWWIPIIGSAFAIIIVKQLFGGLGYNFINPALAARAFLVVSWPQIMTTSWLAPRAGYLAGFDAITQATPLSLAKQTQDLLTIKALNSWSVIKNLFLGNCGGCLGETSALLLLIGGIYLLLRGYINYRIPLAYLLTVLVLSVILPTKFSPLFHIFSGGLILGALFMATDYVTSPITPTGQWIFGIGCGVLTMIIRLWGGYPEGVSYSILLMNVATPLIERYTKPKVFGYRAVKRTA, translated from the coding sequence ATGAACGAAGAGATTAAAGAAAAATTTAGTATAAAAGCACTGTATGTCTCTAACGCGCCACACCTTCATGCTCCGATTTCTATTTCCAAGATAATGTGGAATGTAGTAATTGCCCTTCTACCGGCTCTGTTTGGGGCTATTTATTATTTCGGAATACGAGCGTTACTTTTGACAGTAATCGCTGTTCTTTCGGCTGTAGGCTTCGAGGCATTAATTCAAAAGCTATTTAACCGAAAAATTACAATCCTTGATGGCAGCGCTGTGATTACCGGAATTTTGATTGCTTATAATCTGCCTCCGGGAGTGCCATGGTGGATTCCAATAATTGGTTCGGCTTTTGCAATTATCATTGTTAAACAGTTATTTGGTGGTTTAGGTTATAACTTTATAAATCCGGCTTTAGCGGCTCGGGCTTTTTTAGTGGTATCTTGGCCGCAAATAATGACAACTAGTTGGTTAGCTCCCCGGGCCGGCTATTTAGCCGGATTTGATGCCATAACCCAGGCGACACCGCTATCTTTAGCGAAACAAACCCAGGACCTGTTGACCATCAAGGCGCTGAATTCTTGGTCGGTGATCAAAAATTTGTTTTTGGGCAATTGTGGCGGTTGCCTCGGCGAAACCTCAGCTCTACTATTACTTATCGGTGGTATCTATCTACTTCTTCGGGGTTATATTAATTATCGAATTCCTTTGGCTTACTTACTTACCGTGCTTGTGTTGTCGGTGATTTTACCAACAAAATTTTCACCGCTATTTCATATTTTTTCAGGCGGTCTTATTTTAGGGGCACTTTTTATGGCTACCGATTATGTTACTTCCCCAATTACACCAACGGGTCAATGGATCTTTGGTATCGGTTGCGGAGTTTTAACAATGATTATCCGGCTGTGGGGCGGATATCCTGAAGGCGTTTCCTATTCAATTCTACTAATGAATGTGGCAACCCCACTTATTGAACGATATACAAAACCAAAAGTTTTTGGATATCGGGCAGTAAAGAGAACAGCATAA
- the rsxC gene encoding electron transport complex subunit RsxC, which translates to MFNFFLKTRFAGGVLVREYKELSEHKPLTKAPIPKRILRPYVQHNLVRIRPTVNAGELVKVGTKIGEPEGRISVPMHASISGKVLRLEDIEHPILPTRALTCIIESDGTDQWEDYIKERDYWNFSKEELIGIIRDAGIVGLGGAAFPTHIKLSPPQDKVIDTVIINGCECEPFITCDHQLMLEKPEEIVEGARIIAKILSPSKVIFAIEDNKPDAIDAIKKALGKSNYFIVKKLKTKYPQGAEKQLIKTLLNRTVPQGGLPFDVGVVVQNVGTTFAIYEACRYNKPLIERVVTVTGNGIKEPKNLWVRIGTPVYELIEFCGGYTDEPGKLILGGPMTGVAQYTDDIPVLKGTSGIIVFKKSELKKLGSEPSAEYDCIRCGRCIEVCPMRLQPTLLNNYIKKRDFASAKQNNVLDCIECGCCAYVCPARIKLVHAFVHAKREIRRLNL; encoded by the coding sequence ATGTTTAATTTTTTCTTAAAGACAAGATTCGCGGGTGGTGTTTTGGTTCGGGAATATAAAGAACTATCCGAGCATAAGCCGCTAACTAAGGCCCCAATTCCAAAACGGATTCTTAGACCTTATGTCCAGCATAACTTGGTGCGGATTCGACCTACAGTAAATGCTGGAGAACTTGTAAAAGTGGGTACAAAAATTGGTGAACCGGAGGGTCGAATCTCTGTACCAATGCATGCCTCTATTTCTGGTAAGGTCCTTAGGCTAGAAGATATTGAGCATCCAATACTACCAACTCGGGCTTTGACCTGTATTATTGAATCTGACGGCACTGATCAGTGGGAAGATTACATTAAAGAACGAGACTACTGGAATTTTTCGAAAGAAGAACTGATCGGAATAATTCGTGATGCTGGTATTGTCGGACTAGGTGGGGCGGCATTTCCGACGCACATTAAACTTTCACCACCTCAAGACAAGGTAATTGACACTGTAATTATTAACGGCTGTGAGTGTGAACCGTTTATTACTTGCGATCATCAGCTGATGCTTGAGAAACCCGAAGAAATTGTCGAAGGCGCTAGAATTATTGCCAAGATTCTTTCGCCCAGTAAGGTAATCTTTGCAATCGAGGATAATAAACCGGATGCAATTGATGCCATAAAAAAAGCTCTAGGCAAGTCTAATTATTTTATCGTGAAGAAACTTAAGACTAAATATCCCCAAGGGGCTGAGAAACAACTAATTAAAACGCTGCTTAACCGTACTGTTCCTCAGGGTGGTCTGCCGTTTGATGTTGGGGTTGTGGTCCAAAATGTTGGCACAACCTTTGCGATCTACGAAGCCTGTCGTTATAATAAACCACTAATCGAACGCGTAGTTACTGTAACTGGTAATGGCATTAAAGAGCCGAAAAATCTCTGGGTACGAATCGGTACGCCAGTCTACGAATTAATTGAGTTTTGTGGCGGTTATACTGATGAGCCAGGTAAATTAATTCTTGGTGGCCCGATGACCGGAGTTGCCCAATATACCGATGATATTCCGGTCCTTAAGGGCACTTCAGGCATTATTGTCTTTAAAAAGTCCGAACTTAAAAAACTCGGATCAGAACCTAGCGCAGAATATGATTGTATTCGTTGTGGCCGGTGCATTGAAGTATGTCCAATGAGACTTCAACCGACTTTATTAAATAATTATATAAAGAAACGAGACTTTGCCTCGGCTAAACAAAATAATGTTTTAGATTGTATTGAATGTGGTTGCTGTGCTTATGTTTGTCCGGCACGAATTAAATTAGTCCATGCCTTTGTGCATGCTAAACGCGAGATAAGGCGCCTAAATCTTTAA